A genomic region of Candidatus Poribacteria bacterium contains the following coding sequences:
- a CDS encoding phytanoyl-CoA dioxygenase family protein yields MKSDQKQVTPLSPEQMDQWENDGYLLLKDVVPESAINGVRDSFARVVDGIICELKADGIIEDEGLELPFETRFAQVAGEHANRFGRSWRDQVATPEIFEIHHAPPLVDAIGQLTGTDVIGHPVFNARPKLPGQQLTVVPWHQDSGYFGTVSESSLIPTAWIPLVPVDETNGCLQVVAGSHRLGVVDHRTEEREGRFLEVMDELVDTSRIVTCPMELGDALVFHNLTFHRSLPHTTSNIVRWAIDIRYLRDGDHPGTIYWGDPDFKWVIRSETQSVTPLTQWLEMW; encoded by the coding sequence ATGAAAAGCGATCAAAAACAGGTAACCCCACTGTCACCCGAACAGATGGATCAGTGGGAAAACGATGGCTATTTATTGCTAAAAGACGTTGTCCCGGAATCTGCTATCAATGGTGTGCGCGACAGTTTTGCCCGTGTCGTAGATGGCATCATTTGCGAGTTGAAAGCAGACGGGATTATCGAAGATGAAGGGTTAGAACTTCCATTTGAAACGCGATTCGCACAAGTCGCTGGTGAACATGCCAACCGCTTCGGTCGTTCTTGGCGTGACCAAGTTGCGACACCTGAAATTTTCGAGATACATCACGCGCCGCCACTCGTGGACGCAATCGGACAACTCACAGGTACAGATGTCATCGGACACCCCGTTTTCAATGCGCGTCCGAAACTTCCCGGTCAGCAATTGACGGTGGTCCCGTGGCATCAGGATAGTGGCTATTTCGGCACAGTCAGCGAAAGTTCCCTCATCCCGACTGCATGGATACCGTTGGTGCCAGTAGATGAGACCAACGGCTGCCTACAAGTGGTTGCGGGTTCACATCGATTAGGTGTGGTTGATCATCGGACAGAAGAACGGGAGGGAAGATTTCTTGAGGTAATGGACGAGCTTGTGGATACGTCTCGTATTGTCACGTGTCCTATGGAGTTGGGAGATGCCTTAGTATTCCACAACCTGACATTTCACCGATCGCTACCACACACCACAAGTAATATAGTCCGTTGGGCGATTGACATCCGGTATTTGCGAGATGGTGACCATCCCGGCACAATCTATTGGGGAGATCCTGATTTCAAATGGGTCATCCGTAGCGAAACACAGTCGGTGACACCTCTGACACAATGGCTCGAAATGTGGTAG